The region GAGGTCGGCGGGCGGGCCGTAGGAGCGAAAGAGCATGAACAGGGCCGGGTGATCACGTAAATTTTCGCCTACGCCGGGTAGGGCGTACAGCACCGGAATATCGAGCCCGCGCAGATGATCTTGCGGACCGACGCCGGAGAGCATCAAGAGCTGAGGTGAGCCAATCGCGCCCGCACTTAAGATAATCTTATCGCCTTCCAATTGAAACGCTTCACCGCCGCTTTCCACCTCAACGCCCACCGCCCGTGGCCCATCAAACAGGATACGGCGCACCGTGACTTGCGCCTTGATGCTGAGATTAAGCCGATGCCGGGCCGGAGCCAGATAGGCCAGCGCCGTGCTGATGCGGACCCCATCGCGATTGTTCAGGGGACGGGCGCCAATCCCCGTGGCGTCGGGATGATTTTCGTCGGCGTCAAAGGGGAAATCAGTTGCTAGACAGGAGTCGACGAAGGCCCGCACATGCGGCAACCAGTCTTCCTGTGCATAGCGCCGCACGGGAATTGGACCCTCGCTGCCATGGAACTCGCTGCCCACAAAGTTAGCATCCGTTTCGGCTTTACGAAAATAGGGCAGGATTTTTTCAAAGGCCCATTCGTCATTGCCCCACTGTGCCCAGGCGTCGTAGTCTTCTGGGATGCCGCGGATGAAGACCTGGCCATTAATGGCGCTCGAGCCACCCGTCGCCTTGCCGCGGGGAATCGGAATCGGTTCGGCCTGATGCGCATTCGCCGTGGCCCGGAAATCCCAGCTATGCGGACCATAGGCCGATTGCCAGACATTGTTGCCGTCTTTGATGTCATTGGGAAGGTGAGCGAAATCCGGATAGTCTGGTCCCGCTTCGAGCAGCAGCACTGAGCACTGCGGATCTTCCGAGAGTCGGGCAGCTAGGGTGGATCCTGCCGAACCGGCGCCAATAATGATGGTGTCGTAGCGCATTGCAAAACCCCCTCTGTTTTGACCGAACGTGACGAACCGACAGGCTCCTATCCTCCTGGCTTCCCTCATTCCACGAGGTAGGATACCACACTGTGCAGCACGGCGTTGCAGCGCCTTGGAGCCTGTCGTGCTTCGCCTGGGCTCCGCCCTAGGGGCCCTCTCTTCATGCCGAGCGCTGAGGGACCAAGAGGCGAGGTGCATGCGGTCGAGAATCGCTCCTTAATCCAAGAGCACGAGGAACATATCACTCAGGATGAATGCCACCCCGGGAAGTTGGCACTACACTTCTCGCTCTCGCCACCAAAACTCAGCTTTCGACCCGGGGTCTGACGGTGGTGGCAAAGCGCTCCATGCGCGCCAGTGTCTCCTCAAGCGTGTCGCTTTGAAAGTTGAACATGAAGTGACGCACGCCGATGTCTGCAAAGGCCTTGATATCACCCGCGACCTGATCCGGCGTACCCGTCAAGAGCCGGCGTTCACCGTTGGGGAGCGTTTGCGCTTCGCGGTCATTGAGCCAGCTAGCGCTGTATGCCAGGCCGATCGTCGACGCATCGCGACCCGCTGCCTCGGCAGACCGCCGTAGGCGAGTGACGGAGGCCTGATAGTCCGCGGGCGTTCCCACCGTATAGCGAGGATTGTTACCAATCGGGTACCAAACATCGCCCAGGCGAGCGGCCCGCCGCAGAGCAGGAGGACTTTCACCGCCAACCCATATCGGAGGATGGGGCTGTTGTACCGGCTTGGGTGAGAAGGAAATGTCGGCAAAGCGGCAATATTTTCCGTCGAAGGATGGGTTTTCGCTGGTCCACAGCTCCTTGAAGGCCCGAATATACTCGTCGCCAACCGCGCCACGCTCATCGTAGGGCGGTGCCCCGATGGCCTCGAATTCCTCGCGCATCCACCCCACGCCGCACCCGACATTGAGTCGGCCATTGGACAAAACGTCAATCGAGGCCAGCATCTTGGCGGTGAGCACCGGGCTGCGATGGGGTAACACCATGACCGACGTGAGGAGTCGAGCCGATGATGTCGCATTGGCCAGGAAACTCAGGGTGGTCAGTTGTTCCAGGCAAGCGCCCGAATCCCCACCGGCGAACGCGCCAGTCTCGCTGTACGG is a window of Gammaproteobacteria bacterium DNA encoding:
- the mftG gene encoding mycofactocin system GMC family oxidoreductase MftG: MRYDTIIIGAGSAGSTLAARLSEDPQCSVLLLEAGPDYPDFAHLPNDIKDGNNVWQSAYGPHSWDFRATANAHQAEPIPIPRGKATGGSSAINGQVFIRGIPEDYDAWAQWGNDEWAFEKILPYFRKAETDANFVGSEFHGSEGPIPVRRYAQEDWLPHVRAFVDSCLATDFPFDADENHPDATGIGARPLNNRDGVRISTALAYLAPARHRLNLSIKAQVTVRRILFDGPRAVGVEVESGGEAFQLEGDKIILSAGAIGSPQLLMLSGVGPQDHLRGLDIPVLYALPGVGENLRDHPALFMLFRSYGPPADLSSPSIQVALRYTVPGSSTRNDMSLSPILMTSEHRPHSVDFDDSQAHFGITVALQNASTAGRLRLASTDPKTQPTLDYQYLTDAWDRERMRHGVRLAAQLTAQAPLNAHVTARLSPSDADLASDAALDAWMLANVTTQHHSSGTCKMGPASDPLAVVDQYGRVHGLQGLRVVDASIMPDVIRANTNATTIMIAERVADWLRA
- a CDS encoding LLM class F420-dependent oxidoreductase is translated as MHRLARCMGADDKTEEGEEMEIGFGLPTRGPLSSPDHLVTLARRGEEMGFNIISVSDHVVIPRSIESRYPYSETGAFAGGDSGACLEQLTTLSFLANATSSARLLTSVMVLPHRSPVLTAKMLASIDVLSNGRLNVGCGVGWMREEFEAIGAPPYDERGAVGDEYIRAFKELWTSENPSFDGKYCRFADISFSPKPVQQPHPPIWVGGESPPALRRAARLGDVWYPIGNNPRYTVGTPADYQASVTRLRRSAEAAGRDASTIGLAYSASWLNDREAQTLPNGERRLLTGTPDQVAGDIKAFADIGVRHFMFNFQSDTLEETLARMERFATTVRPRVES